Below is a genomic region from Ancylomarina subtilis.
TTTAATATTTTGTCTATCGCTTTCTCATCGGAAGATTTCCCATCATTCGGGACATCTTACCGCCTTTCGACATCATTTTCATCAGTTTACGTGTTTCATCAAACTGCTTAATCAGTCGATTCACATCCTGAATATTGGAACCACTACCCGCTGCAATACGCTTACGACGTGATCCGTTCAATAAAGTTGGATTTTCACGTTCCAAAGGAGTCATCGAATAAATGATGGCCTCGATACCTTTAAATGCATCATCATCAATATCAATATTCTTAAGGGCTTTACCCACACCAGGAATCATTGATGCAAGATCCTTAAGATTACCCATTTTCTTAATTTGAGAAATCTGAGAAAGGAAATCGTTGAAATTGAACTGATTTTTAGCAATCTTCTTTTGCAGGTTACGTGCTTCATCTGCATCGAACTGCTCTTGTGCACGCTCAACAAGTGAAACAATATCACCCATACCTAAAATACGGTCAGCCATACGTGCCGGATGGAAAACATCCAAAGCTTCCATTTTCTCTCCCGTACCAACAAATTTGATAGGCTTATCGACAACCGAACGGATTGATAAGGCGGCTCCACCACGAGTATCACCATCAAGCTTGGTTAAAACAACACCATCAAAGTCCAAACGATCGTTAAACTCTTTTGCCGTATTTACGGCATCCTGACCTGTCATTGAGTCAACAACGAATAAAATTTCAGAAGGATTGATTGCTTTTTTAACAGCTTCAATCTCCTTCATCATTTCCTCGTCAACAGCTAAACGACCAGCCGTATCGACAATCACTAAATCGTGACCTTTTGCTTTAGCTTCCTTAATGGCAGCTTCAGCAATTTTCACAGGATTTTTATTATCCTTATCTGAATATACAGAAACGCCGATTTGCTCTCCTAAAACGTGCAACTGATCAATCGCAGCCGGACGATAAACGTCACCTGCAACCAACAATGGATTTTTTGAACGTTTGGTTTTAAGCAAGTTGGCTAACTTTCCTGAAAAAGTTGTTTTACCAGAACCCTGAAGACCAGCAATCAAAATGACAGCAGGATTTCCTTTGATATCAATATCAACATGCTCTCCCCCCATCAATTCAGCCAACTCATCGTGAACAATCTTCACCATCAATTGATTTGGCTTCAAAGAAGTCAATACATTCTGTCCTAATGCTTTTTCTTTTACTGTAGCAGTAAATGACTTGGCGATTTTAAAATTGACATCGGCATCAAGTAAAGCACGACGAACATCCTTTAAAGTTTCAGCTATATTTATTTCGGTGATCTTTCCATGTCCTTTCAACAACTGAAAGGACCGCTCAAGTCTTTCATTAAGATTTTCAAACATTGTATTTCCGGATTATTTTAGTTTCCTGCAAAAATAAAAAAATCTCTGTATTTGCTCTTATCAGAAAGCATCTTTTAATCAGATGCTTTTAATACGAAATGCAGATTTCTTATTTTTGATTCATTTGAATAAGTTAAAACCTCAATGAGCCTTGGCATAAAGAATCAAGACTCATTCTTATATTTATTAATAATGGAATCAGTTGGTAAACCAATTCCATTTATTTATTACATTCTTTCTGGCAAGCTAACCCCCAATAAACTCATACCCGATTTAATAATTTCTGCCACTTGCTTAGACAAAATAAAACGGAAATTTCTTAAATCTATGTCTTCCTCTTTATTCATAGGGAAGTCATGATAGAATTGGTTGTACTCCTTAGCTAAATCGTATACGTAATTCGAGATTAAAGCTGGACTTGTATCGCGACCAGCATCTTTCACTACGTTAGGGTAATTGGCCATTAACTGAATTAAGAATGACTCTTTTTCAGAAATATCCAAATTTTCCTTAGCTAATTCAGGAATCTCAATACCACCCTCAGCAGCCTTACGCAATACTGACTGAATACGAGTATAAGTATATTGAATAAATGGTCCTGTATTACCGTTGAAATCGATAGAATCCTTTGGATTAAACATCATATTCTTTTTAGGATCAACCTTCAGAATAAAATATTTCAAAGCACCCATCGCTACCTTATAATAAACATCCTCAGCTTCTTCTTTCGAATAACCTGAAAGTTTACCCAATTCTTCTGAGGTTTCACGAGCGGTATTCACCATCTCCTTCATCAAATCATCAGCATCAACAACGGTTCCTTCACGTGATTTCATTTTACCTTCAGGCAATTCAACCATTCCATACGATAAGTGCTTAATTTTATCGCTCCATTCGTATCCTAATTTTCCCATGATTAGAGAAAGAACCTGGAAATGATAATTTTGCTCATTTCCTACCACATAAATATGCTCATCAATATGGAATTCATTAAAACGCTCATATGCCGTTCCGATATCCTGAGTCATATAAACTGAAGTGCCATCATCACGAAGCAATAGTTTGTGATCCAAGCCATCCTCTTCCAGGTTGGCCCAAACTGATCCTGTTTCTTTCTGATACAAGACCCCTTCATCCAAACCTCGCATCACGATCGCTTTACCTTGCTTGTATGTATCCGATTCGAAATAAACCTTATCGAAATCAACCCCCATTGTTTTGTAAGTGATATCGAAACCAGCTAATACCCAATCGTTCATTTTACGCCATAAAGCAACTGTTTCTTCATCACCAGCTTCCCACTTCACAAGCATATCCTGAGCCTCTAGTAAAAGCGGTGCTTTTTTCTTCGCTTCGTCAGCATCCATCCCACCAGCAACTAGAGCTTCAACCTCTTTCTTATATTCCTGATCGAACTTTACGTAGTATTTTCCAACCAGATGATCGCCTTTTATGCCTGTTGATTCCGGAGTTTCTCCTTCACCAAAGCGTAACCAGGCTAACATCGACTTACAGATATGAATACCTCTATCGTTTACCAAATTTACTTTGATAACTTCATAACCATTCGCTTTTAAAATTTGAGCAACCGAATAACCTAATAAGTTATTTCTGATATGTCCCAAATGTAATGGCTTATTGGTATTAGGTGACGAATACTCAATCATCACTTTCTTTGCACCTTCAGTCATTGGAGTAAAACCGTAGTTTTCAATTTTAACAGCTTCGTTCAAAACTGAAAGCCAGTACGAATTATCGATAACCAAATTCAGGAATCCTTTTACAATATTAAATGAAGGAATGGCTTCGACATTTTCTTGTAAAAAATTTCCAAGATCGTTAGCAGTTTCTTCAGGTGATTTCTTAGAAAAGCGCAAAAATGGGAAAACAACAACCGTTAAATCTCCCTCAAACTCGCGTCGGGTCTTTTGAATTTGAACACTATCCTCTTCAACTTTCTGACCATAGCACGCACTTATGGCCTCTACTACTTTACCTTTAATAATACTTTCAATACTCATTTGGAAATTCTTTGTTCGGGGAACAACTAGAACTAAAAGCCTAACTTATTCCACCAGATGAAATTAAAAATGTTCGAATTTGAGTGCTCCAATATCTTATTTTGCAGATCATCCCTCATACTCGAATTTGCAAAGATAACATGAATTCCAAAAAAACATATTTTCAATCTCCAGAAATCTTGTAAAAATGACATATTTCAATTATATTCATTCAAATAAGTCTAACATTACAGAGACATGACTTTCAAAATACATGTTTCAAATATAAAACCCCTGCCCTATGAACATAAATTTAAACGGTCGTTGGCGCAATCAGTACAATTCAGAAATGAATTTAAAAATTGATGGTCAGGACATCACCGGAACATTCCAAACAGGAATCGGACTTCCAAATTTTGAAGAAAAATTCGAAGTTATTGGACGCGTAAAAGATAATGTCATTGCTTTTATGGTTGATTTCGGACACTACGGCTCTCTTGCCTGTTGGACAGGACGAGTTGAAGTGGACGATATTGGTGTGGTTATCCATTCTATGTATCACCTTTCGCAATCAGATGGTAGCGATGAAGAAAAAATGGCTAAAGCAATTATTACAGGTGTCGGGACTTTTAGAAAACCCTAATCCCTAAAATTAGTCGAATTTATCGTGTCTCAGAATTTGTCAACTATCCTAATATTTACAGGCATTCGAAGGAACGAATAGAATTATTATTCATTTAATTCACACCGTTTTAACCTTCTTTAACTTAGTTTTTTTTTACAAAATTAATTTAAGCCGTATGTTTGTAATAGTAAAACAAAATTGATTTCTCAAGATCAATTCTAGACTCTGAATCACATGAGTTTAGTCGTTTTCATAGGTTAGATTTAGGTTAGTAAGAAAAACTCAGGTGGGGACCTGAGTTTTTTTCGTTTATAGTAGTCTCATTTTAGAGCTCTACTCATACGATTTCACTTGTATTTCCTGAATGCGTTATTCTATTCAAAAAAAGGAACCCTTAACTTTCTTTAACTTGTATTGACTCCCATTAACTAAAGAAAGCTCTATGTTTGCAATGTAGAAACACAACTAATTTTTTCATAATTAGGCTAAGCTCTACTCCATAAAGCTTAGCA
It encodes:
- the argS gene encoding arginine--tRNA ligase; this encodes MSIESIIKGKVVEAISACYGQKVEEDSVQIQKTRREFEGDLTVVVFPFLRFSKKSPEETANDLGNFLQENVEAIPSFNIVKGFLNLVIDNSYWLSVLNEAVKIENYGFTPMTEGAKKVMIEYSSPNTNKPLHLGHIRNNLLGYSVAQILKANGYEVIKVNLVNDRGIHICKSMLAWLRFGEGETPESTGIKGDHLVGKYYVKFDQEYKKEVEALVAGGMDADEAKKKAPLLLEAQDMLVKWEAGDEETVALWRKMNDWVLAGFDITYKTMGVDFDKVYFESDTYKQGKAIVMRGLDEGVLYQKETGSVWANLEEDGLDHKLLLRDDGTSVYMTQDIGTAYERFNEFHIDEHIYVVGNEQNYHFQVLSLIMGKLGYEWSDKIKHLSYGMVELPEGKMKSREGTVVDADDLMKEMVNTARETSEELGKLSGYSKEEAEDVYYKVAMGALKYFILKVDPKKNMMFNPKDSIDFNGNTGPFIQYTYTRIQSVLRKAAEGGIEIPELAKENLDISEKESFLIQLMANYPNVVKDAGRDTSPALISNYVYDLAKEYNQFYHDFPMNKEEDIDLRNFRFILSKQVAEIIKSGMSLLGVSLPERM
- a CDS encoding avidin/streptavidin family protein — its product is MNINLNGRWRNQYNSEMNLKIDGQDITGTFQTGIGLPNFEEKFEVIGRVKDNVIAFMVDFGHYGSLACWTGRVEVDDIGVVIHSMYHLSQSDGSDEEKMAKAIITGVGTFRKP
- the ffh gene encoding signal recognition particle protein, encoding MFENLNERLERSFQLLKGHGKITEINIAETLKDVRRALLDADVNFKIAKSFTATVKEKALGQNVLTSLKPNQLMVKIVHDELAELMGGEHVDIDIKGNPAVILIAGLQGSGKTTFSGKLANLLKTKRSKNPLLVAGDVYRPAAIDQLHVLGEQIGVSVYSDKDNKNPVKIAEAAIKEAKAKGHDLVIVDTAGRLAVDEEMMKEIEAVKKAINPSEILFVVDSMTGQDAVNTAKEFNDRLDFDGVVLTKLDGDTRGGAALSIRSVVDKPIKFVGTGEKMEALDVFHPARMADRILGMGDIVSLVERAQEQFDADEARNLQKKIAKNQFNFNDFLSQISQIKKMGNLKDLASMIPGVGKALKNIDIDDDAFKGIEAIIYSMTPLERENPTLLNGSRRKRIAAGSGSNIQDVNRLIKQFDETRKLMKMMSKGGKMSRMMGNLPMRKR